CAGCGACGCAAGTATACCGATGAACCTTACATCGTCCACCCCGCTGCGGTGGTGGAACTGGTTCGAAGCGTCAGCGATGACGAGGAAATGCTGGCCGCCGCCTGGCTGCATGACACCGTGGAAGATACGCCCGGCACACTGGGTGATATTGAACAGCGCTTTGGCCCACGCGTCGCTTCTCTGGTCTCGATGTTAACCAACAGTGGGGATCTGCCCGGGCAGAATCGCGCCGCGCGCAAAGTCGCGCACTTCCGCCATACGGCCGCGGCTTCGGCCGACGCCCAGACGATTAAGCTGGCCGATATTATCGATAACACCCGGTCAATTATTCACTTCGACCCGCATTTTGCCCGTATTTATCTGGTAGAAAAGCGCGTGCAGATTTCCCTGCTCACCGCCGGGAACCCGACGTTGTGGCAGCTTGCTAATCGTATTATTGAGCAGGGTATCCATCAGCTTGGTCAGCCACCCTACAATGTGCCCAGCGGCTGGTTTACCCGGGAGGAAGAAAAGTATCGATGAGCACTCGGGGTTACCCTCGTATCAGGCGGTAACCCTGGCATTATGTGCCATGGTCCGCTCCACGGCATAGAATGCCAGGAATTATGATTTCACATCCCTATAATTGCCCGCAGATTAGCTTACTGGGGGTAATAATGTCCAAGGATTTACTTACAATTAGAAATAAAGTTGGTGTTTTTGTCATATTTGCAGCATTTCTTAGCGCCATGATGGGACTGGTATTCGTTGATGTTGTGTGGATGAGTGATGAGGTACATGAAGCCTCATTTACGGAAATAACGCAGGAAATACTCCTCGCGGTAATCACTTTCCTGTTTCTTTATCATGCCAGAGGACCGATAGAACAGCGTCCGGTTCGGATTCTGGTGGCGGGTTTTTTTGCCTGTATGCTTATTCGCGAACTGGATTTCCTGTTCGATAAAATCAGTCATGGCTGCTGGTTCTGGTTTGCCCTGGCGGTGACGGCGGCTTCGGTTATCGCCGCACTGCGTCATCCACGTTTTCTGATTTCGGGTCTGGCCGACTTTATGCGTCATCCCGCATGGGGAATGATGATGGCTGGAATGCTGACCATTCTGGTTTTTTCCCGGCTGTTCGGTATGCATGAACTGTGGCAGCATCTGATGCCGGGCGATTATAACCGCATAGTGAAAAACATGGCGGAGGAAGGCAGCGAACTGTTAGGTTATACCCTGTGCCTGTTTGCCACACTGGGTTATTTATTTTCGGACAGAGTGAAGTAAAAGATATATTGATCGCGCCGTCAGGTTATTTTAAAAAATCTGACAGATGTGCGATCAATCCTTCATGTACGTAGTTGATTGGTGGTTTATTCATCAATAAATAATCTTAATTACTTATTACGTCGATATTTGCAGGGTCTTTGCACAAAGTTCATCTTTAACCTTGCGATAGACTTCCGTATGTATCTTTCCCTTCGATACCTTCTCCACCATACCGGAAAGCAAAACTTCTTCTATTTTTATCTGATGGCACAACCGCCGAGTGCCCGGAACTTTGACCTTTCTTGTCTGGCAATGAATGACCTCCGTTTTGCGTAGAATATAAGATAGCTGAAAAGATGCCCGACGTTCCGTTATCGCAAAAACGTTAGACACTTGCTTATGACCAATCCACGTTTTCTGCATCATTCCCCATAATGCGATCAGAACATATAAAGGCTGGTCAGCATATTCACTCAGCTCAGCAGGCACGCGCCCGCCGTCATGATTACTCTGTTTCACAACCTTGGCTGTTCCATTACGGAAAGAAGTTACGTTTTCGACTTTACTCATAATCATGCCGTCCCTGTTTGATAAGAAATGCACACTTCCGATGAGATTCAAGGCTCTTTTTTTCGTATCTATATGGGAAAAATGGGCAAAGAGTATTTGCCCAACCCGCAGTGACACAGAAAAATAGCTATACGCAGCTAAAAAATATTCCCCATTGCTTAATACCGCAATGGGGTGGGGTTTTACCAGGAGTAATTAACGCCTACGTTTGCCTGCCACGGACGCTCAAGGTTATCGCCGGTGGTGTAGTTAAAGCTGGCATAACCACCAACGTTTTTCATCAGCTTCACTTCTGCACCGCCACCAATCTGGAATGCGGCACCGTCGATGCTGTTATTCATTTTAACGTTGTTAAGTTTCATTTCATTGCTGTCAACAAATTCGTTGAGGCCGGCAAAATGCAGGTACGGTTTAATATATCCCTGGTTCAGTTCGAAGGTATAACCGACATCTGTACCAATTTCACCCACCATAGATTTATAGTCGTCACCGTTAACCAGCATGCCGTTATTCATGGTGTAGTGCATACTGTCAAATGTACGGCCGGTAGCTTTAACATAAGGTTCAGCAAAGTAACCGCTGTCTTCCCATGTATAGCCCAGTTTCATGCCCAGCCCGTAGCCATTTGTAGAGAAGTCGGAGCTTGAACGCTGGCCGTCCATGGAACGCACGTCGCCATTATTGCTGAAATGATTGAA
This portion of the Erwinia sp. SLM-02 genome encodes:
- a CDS encoding CaiF/GrlA family transcriptional regulator encodes the protein MSKVENVTSFRNGTAKVVKQSNHDGGRVPAELSEYADQPLYVLIALWGMMQKTWIGHKQVSNVFAITERRASFQLSYILRKTEVIHCQTRKVKVPGTRRLCHQIKIEEVLLSGMVEKVSKGKIHTEVYRKVKDELCAKTLQIST
- a CDS encoding HD domain-containing protein, with product MHNFEERARRYATKAHAAAGQRRKYTDEPYIVHPAAVVELVRSVSDDEEMLAAAWLHDTVEDTPGTLGDIEQRFGPRVASLVSMLTNSGDLPGQNRAARKVAHFRHTAAASADAQTIKLADIIDNTRSIIHFDPHFARIYLVEKRVQISLLTAGNPTLWQLANRIIEQGIHQLGQPPYNVPSGWFTREEEKYR